Part of the Deltaproteobacteria bacterium genome is shown below.
TCGGTCCCGGTGACGGCGAAGTCCTCGGGCCAGGGCGAGAGCCCGACCCCGAATGCGAAACGCCCGCCCGTCAGCACCGCCACCGACGCCGCTTGCTTCGCCACCAGCACCGGGTGCCGGATCGGAAGCTTCACGACGAAGGTGGTGAAGCGCAGCCGCTCGGTCACCGCGCCCATCGCCGCGATCAGGCAGAACGGGTCGAGGAAGGGCCGGCCGCGCAGGAACTCGCGCTGCCCGTCGGGCGTGTACGGGTACTTCGAATCCGAGACCTCCGGGTAGCAGAGGCTGTCCGGCACCGTGAAGGAGTGGAAGCCTGCCCGCTCGGCCTCGACCGCGAGGGGCAGGTACTGGGCGGGGTCGCACATCGACTCGGCGAAGGTGAAGCGCACGGGACCTCCTGGGGCGCCAGCGGGGCGCGATGGTAGCTGGCTAGGCGAGCTGGACCGCCGCGTGCGCGGGCCCCCGATGCCGGATCCAACCGAGAAGCAGCGACGCCACCACCGCGAGCCCGATGCACAGGCCCCACCAGATGCCGGCGAGCCCCCAGCCCGCGTGGAGCCCGAGCCACCAGCCGAGGGGGATCCCGAGCAGCCAGTAGCTCACGGCGTTGAACACCGCCGCGGGCCGCGTGCGCCCCATCCCGCGCAGCACCCCGCACGCCACCACCTGCACGCCGTCGAAGATCTGGAAGGCCGCAGCGATCGGCAGGATGGTGGCCGCCAGCGCCACGACCGCGGCATCGGTGGTGTAGAGCCGGGGCAGCTCGAAGCGGAAGCCGAGGAAGACCAGCGCCGAGGCCGCCATCACCGCTGCGCCGAGACCGAGCGCCACCCACGCCGCACGCTGCGCCTCCTCGAGCCGCTGCGCGCCGATCAGGTTGCCGACCCGCGTCACCGCCGCGAGCGCGATCCCGAGCGGCATCATGAACGAGAGCGCCGCCATGTTCAGCACGATCGTGTGGGCCGCGAGCGCCTCGGTGCCGATCCGGCCTGCCAGCAGCGCAGCTCCGGAGAAGGCCCAGGCCTCGAGCGAGATCTGGAGTCCGACCGGCAGGCCGAGCGCGAGGATCTCGGCGATGCCGCGCGGCGAGAGGGCCCGCCGCGACCAGGGCACCCAGGCGCCCTCGTGCAGCCCCGCGCGCAGCACGAGCGCGGCCAGGCCGACGAGGCACGCCGCGCGGCTCAGGCTCGTGGCGATCGCCGAGCCTTCGAGGCCGAGGCGAGGCATCCCGAGGTGGCCGTAGACGAAGGCCCAGTTCCCGGCCAGGTTGACGAGGTTCGCGCCCACCATCACCCAGAGCGCGGGGCGCACGATCTCGCGCCCCTGCAGGTACTGGCGCAGCGCCCAGAACCCCAGGAAGAAGGGCACGCTCGGGATCTGGAGCCGCGTGAAGCGCTCCGCGGCCGCCGCCAGCGCGGGGTCCTGCCCCATCGCGCGCAGGAACTCCTCGGTGAGCAGCCACGCGAGCCCGAGCGGGACGCTGAGCCCGAGCGCCAGCACGAGGCCGCGCTGGAGCGCGAGCGCGACGCGCTCGCCGTCGCGTGCGCCGTGCGCCTGGGCCACGATCGGGTCCATCCCGAAGACGACCCCCATCGCGACGTGGAGCGTTCCCCAGACCCAGACGTTCGCGAGTGCCGCAGCCGACAGCGCCTCCACCGAGAAGCGGCCGAGCATCAGCGTGTCCACCACGCCGAGCAGCATGTTGCCGACCTGGGTGGCGGCGACGGGCCAGGCCAGGGCCGCGAGCCGCCGTACCTCGACACGGACGGGTGTCTCCGACACCGATCAGCCGCCGCTGCGGCGGATCACCACCACCCGGCCCCGCCACGCCGGCCCCGGCGGCGCCCCCGGCGAGAGCTCGATGCGCCGCCCGACGCCCTGGACCAGGCGCGGGCCCGCCTCGGTCTCGACCCAGCCCTTCGCGCGCAGCGCGCCGAGCGCCCGCAGCCGCTCGACCAGCGCGCGCTCCGCGACGCCGGCCTCCACCTCGATCGTCTCGTGCGTGAAGGCCTCGTGGGCGTGGGGGTGGGGATGCCCGCGCGGGGGCGG
Proteins encoded:
- a CDS encoding MATE family efflux transporter, encoding MSETPVRVEVRRLAALAWPVAATQVGNMLLGVVDTLMLGRFSVEALSAAALANVWVWGTLHVAMGVVFGMDPIVAQAHGARDGERVALALQRGLVLALGLSVPLGLAWLLTEEFLRAMGQDPALAAAAERFTRLQIPSVPFFLGFWALRQYLQGREIVRPALWVMVGANLVNLAGNWAFVYGHLGMPRLGLEGSAIATSLSRAACLVGLAALVLRAGLHEGAWVPWSRRALSPRGIAEILALGLPVGLQISLEAWAFSGAALLAGRIGTEALAAHTIVLNMAALSFMMPLGIALAAVTRVGNLIGAQRLEEAQRAAWVALGLGAAVMAASALVFLGFRFELPRLYTTDAAVVALAATILPIAAAFQIFDGVQVVACGVLRGMGRTRPAAVFNAVSYWLLGIPLGWWLGLHAGWGLAGIWWGLCIGLAVVASLLLGWIRHRGPAHAAVQLA